In a single window of the Bufo bufo chromosome 5, aBufBuf1.1, whole genome shotgun sequence genome:
- the PPP1R3G gene encoding protein phosphatase 1 regulatory subunit 3G, translating into MNDHDWEEEGALTAPEGTTVTDAPGELLKRLGALQLAEPRYNDERRRPPLVRSHVDTRYPEPLGTELSPRRRARSLPWNSIPEVDVEEEGDALLCCCKLKKKVQFADSLGLCLASVKHFLPSEEPLVPQAVLARLQSYPPTVPKPELHLLEGMCFSECPIPEELLARLEEQRVCLEQVSASTLGINGYILVKDPGENAQVKVRYTFNKWLSFLDCPATAAQQCTGPGTQRFHFSLCYPPFASLIHFAVCFTTGHGQEIWDNNQGVNYSVSCQQNQPPDVQPASPEQEEFEGFRLW; encoded by the coding sequence ATGAACGACCATGACTGGGAGGAGGAAGGAGCGCTGACAGCGCCGGAGGGCACCACCGTCACAGATGCCCCCGGAGAGTTACTGAAGAGGCTGGGCGCCCTGCAGCTGGCGGAGCCCCGGTATAACGACGAGAGGCGGAGGCCCCCCCTGGTGCGCAGTCATGTGGATACCAGGTACCCGGAGCCCCTGGGCACAGAGCTGTCTCCCCGCAGGAGGGCACGCTCCCTGCCCTGGAACTCCATCCCGGAGGTcgatgtggaggaggagggggacgccCTCCTGTGCTGCTGCAAGCTGAAGAAGAAGGTGCAGTTTGCGGACTCCCTCGGCTTATGCCTGGCCAGTGTCAAGCACTTTCTGCCCTCTGAGGAGCCCCTGGTGCCCCAGGCAGTACTGGCCAGGCTGCAGAGTTACCCCCCAACCGTGCCAAAGCCAGAGCTTCATCTGCTGGAGGGCATGTGCTTTTCTGAGTGCCCCATCCCTGAGGAGCTGCTGGCAAGGCTGGAGGAGCAGAGGGTCTGTCTGGAGCAGGTGTCCGCCTCCACTTTGGGGATAAATGGGTACATCTTGGTGAAGGACCCAGGAGAGAATGCCCAAGTGAAAGTCCGCTACACCTTTAATAAGTGGTTGTCTTTCCTGGACTGCCCAGCAACTGCTGCCCAGCAATGTACTGGCCCTGGCACCCAGCGCTTCCACTTTAGCCTGTGTTACCCACCCTTTGCctctctcattcactttgctgtatGCTTTACTACAGGCCACGGGCAAGAGATCTGGGACAACAACCAGGGGGTGAACTACTCGGTCAGCTGCCAGCAGAACCAGCCCCCCGATGTCCAGCCCGCAAGCCCCGAGCAGGAGGAGTTCGAGGGCTTCCGGCTCTGGTAG